The following are encoded in a window of Sminthopsis crassicaudata isolate SCR6 chromosome 5, ASM4859323v1, whole genome shotgun sequence genomic DNA:
- the LOC141542770 gene encoding olfactory receptor 6C2-like produces MRNYTGITLFILRGLTDDPQLKILLLIFLFLSYILSVTGNLTIITLTLMDQHLKTPMYFFLRNFSFLELSFTTACIPRFLYNMSTGDYTVTYNGCFTQLFFGILFGASEFFLLAAMSYDRYVAICKPLHYATIINNRVCNQLILSCWVSGLMIIIPIVSFGLQLEYCDSNIIDHFVCDISPLLEITCSDTQFMERMVLALAVFTLIITLVLVVLSYAYIIRTILRFPSAEQRKKAFSTCSSHMIVVSMTYGTCIFIYIKPSEREGVAMNKVVSVLATSVAPVMNPFIYTLRNKQVIKAFRDALKKFVSISKL; encoded by the coding sequence ATGAGAAACTATACAGGGATAACATTGTTCATTCTTCGGGGATTGACAGATGACCCACAGTTGAAGATTCTGCTTTtgatctttctgtttctgtcctaCATCCTGAGTGTAACTGGGAACTTGACCATCATCACCCTCACTTTGATGGATCAGCACCTTAAAACCCCAATGTATTTTTTCCTCAGGAACTTTTCTTTCTTAGAATTATCATTCACAACTGCCTGTATCCCCAGATTCCTGTACAACATGTCAACTGGAGACTATACTGTGACCTATAATGGATGTTTCACTCAATTATTTTTTGGAATTCTCTTTGGGGCCTCAGAATTTTTTCTCTTGGCTGCCATGTCTTATGACCGCTATGTAGCTATCTGCAAACCCCTGCACTATGCAACCATCATAAACAACAGAGTCTGTAATCAGCTCATCCTGAGTTGTTGGGTGTCTGGGTTGATGATTATCATTCCAATAGTTAGTTTTGGTCTTCAGCTAGAATACTGTGACTCCAATATCATTGACCATTTTGTCTGTGATATATCACCATTGCTGGAGATCACATGCTCCGATACACAGTTCATGGAAAGAATGGTTTTAGCCCTTGCTGTGTTCACACTCATCATCACTTTAGTGTTAGTGGTTCTATCTTATGCATATATCATTAGGACTATTCTGAGATTCCCCTCAGCTGAGCAAAGGAAAAAAGCCTTTTCCACTTGTTCCTCCCACATGATTGTTGTCTCCATGACTTATGGAACCTGCATCTTCATCTATATCAAACCTTCTGAAAGAGAAGGAGTGGCTATGAATAAAGTGGTATCAGTACTTGCAACCTCAGTGGCACCAGTTATGAACCCTTTTATTTATACCCTGAGGAATAAACAAGTGATTAAAGCTTTTAGAGATGCATTGAAAAAATTTGTATCAATTTCAAAGTTATAA